In a genomic window of Lacrimispora sp. BS-2:
- a CDS encoding extracellular solute-binding protein, with translation MKKRIGVFALSLGLVCSLLAGCGKSEPAPAKSTEETVTAAGETAKAKETKAEGDRVTLELYLQKTNVVDVFQELTTRFEEQNPGIKIELTSVPDPETALVTRIASNDYPDIVTIWPAEKFYRDLMRDGALMDISDQAFLNDVADETREIAKYDGKDYALSMTMSAYGLIVNNKLFEDNGIEKPQTWDELIAAAEAFQAKGIQPFAFYDKSTEQLGQMAERLIGVINNDITSQFEKVGKKETTWENEKEMKVLADAMLKLRQYGQKDTLGAGYEDAFNDIATEKAAMIFYGSWGIQTILNLNPNLDIEMITIPNPTGEASKIPASIDTALSITESCKNKEAALKFLEFMGSKETAQYYADTEKNPSVIKTVDYKRPQLQTMSEKLKAGDMFFSPSVYWPAGFRKSWEAPLQQMILSKDVDAFLKDSDSISIEYFENEQ, from the coding sequence ATGAAGAAAAGAATTGGAGTTTTCGCATTATCTTTAGGCCTGGTCTGTTCACTTTTGGCCGGCTGCGGTAAAAGCGAACCAGCACCTGCCAAATCAACTGAGGAGACAGTCACTGCAGCAGGGGAGACGGCTAAGGCAAAGGAAACCAAAGCAGAGGGGGACCGGGTAACCCTGGAGTTATATCTGCAGAAAACAAACGTAGTGGATGTTTTTCAGGAATTGACTACTCGTTTCGAAGAGCAGAACCCTGGAATCAAGATTGAGCTGACAAGCGTACCGGATCCGGAGACAGCTCTTGTTACAAGAATTGCTTCTAATGATTATCCGGACATTGTGACCATCTGGCCGGCGGAAAAATTTTACCGGGATCTGATGAGAGACGGAGCCCTGATGGATATTTCCGACCAGGCGTTCTTAAACGATGTGGCGGACGAAACAAGAGAGATTGCCAAATATGACGGCAAGGATTACGCACTTTCCATGACAATGAGCGCTTATGGCCTCATTGTTAATAATAAGCTGTTTGAGGATAACGGCATTGAGAAGCCGCAGACCTGGGATGAGCTGATTGCAGCAGCCGAGGCATTTCAGGCAAAAGGGATCCAGCCTTTTGCATTTTACGACAAATCCACAGAGCAGCTGGGACAGATGGCAGAGAGACTTATTGGTGTGATCAACAACGACATTACTTCTCAATTTGAGAAGGTGGGCAAGAAGGAGACAACCTGGGAAAATGAAAAGGAAATGAAAGTGCTGGCTGATGCCATGCTAAAGCTTCGCCAATACGGCCAGAAAGATACCCTGGGAGCAGGCTATGAGGACGCGTTCAACGATATTGCCACAGAAAAGGCAGCCATGATCTTTTACGGAAGCTGGGGTATTCAGACGATCCTTAACTTAAATCCGAATCTGGACATTGAAATGATAACCATCCCCAATCCTACGGGAGAAGCCAGCAAGATTCCCGCCAGTATTGATACGGCGCTTTCCATCACAGAAAGCTGCAAGAACAAGGAGGCAGCCCTTAAGTTCCTGGAATTCATGGGCTCTAAAGAGACCGCCCAGTATTATGCAGACACGGAGAAGAATCCATCCGTTATCAAGACCGTAGACTACAAGCGCCCCCAGCTTCAGACCATGAGCGAGAAGCTGAAAGCAGGGGACATGTTCTTCAGTCCATCTGTATATTGGCCGGCAGGCTTCCGCAAGAGCTGGGAAGCTCCCCTGCAGCAGATGATCCTTTCAAAGGATGTGGATGCGTTTTTAAAGGACAGTGATTCTATCAGCATCGAGTATTTTGAAAATGAACAATAA
- a CDS encoding sugar ABC transporter permease, which yields MNSQNKRMTFYKKQSIILSLFAIPQAIVYVIFFITPIIGGIIYSFTDYNGINKKLNFVGLENYRAVFSNSRFLKTVMFNVKYSAFLVIFIVSLSLILAIILNSSLQGKTMFRSVFFFPAVLPLLTMGLVFNSIITKGLPQLGANLGFESWEISLLSKPDTAMYAILFVAIWQGLAIPTVLFLAGLQTVPRELEESASLDGATAWNKFRFITLPFLVPTITMVFVLTLKQGLMVFDLIMSMTQGGPAGSTESMAMLIYNHGFVERRLSVAMAEALILAVIVCTVSFIQIVWSNRKRIY from the coding sequence ATGAACAGCCAAAACAAAAGGATGACGTTTTATAAAAAACAGTCCATTATTTTGAGCCTATTTGCAATTCCGCAGGCAATTGTCTATGTGATCTTTTTTATTACTCCGATCATTGGCGGAATTATTTACAGCTTCACCGATTATAACGGAATCAACAAAAAGCTGAACTTTGTGGGGCTTGAGAACTACCGGGCAGTATTCAGCAATTCCCGTTTCTTGAAAACTGTAATGTTCAATGTAAAGTACAGCGCTTTCCTGGTTATATTTATCGTATCTCTGAGCCTGATACTTGCAATTATCTTAAACAGCAGCCTTCAGGGCAAGACCATGTTCCGTTCTGTGTTCTTCTTTCCGGCAGTGCTTCCGCTGCTTACCATGGGGCTGGTGTTCAACAGCATTATCACAAAGGGCCTGCCCCAGCTTGGTGCAAACCTTGGCTTTGAAAGCTGGGAAATAAGTCTTTTGTCAAAGCCGGATACCGCCATGTATGCCATCCTGTTCGTAGCCATATGGCAGGGGCTGGCCATTCCCACGGTACTGTTCCTTGCAGGACTTCAGACCGTTCCCAGGGAGTTGGAAGAATCCGCAAGCCTGGATGGGGCTACGGCATGGAATAAATTCCGGTTTATCACTCTGCCGTTTCTGGTTCCAACCATTACCATGGTATTTGTGCTGACCTTAAAACAGGGGCTCATGGTATTTGATCTGATTATGTCCATGACCCAGGGCGGCCCGGCAGGATCCACGGAGAGCATGGCAATGCTGATCTATAACCATGGCTTTGTGGAACGCCGCCTTAGTGTGGCCATGGCAGAGGCCCTGATACTGGCAGTGATTGTCTGCACTGTTTCATTTATCCAGATTGTCTGGTCCAACAGGAAACGCATCTACTAG
- a CDS encoding carbohydrate ABC transporter permease — MNQRKILNAVKYGILVSGSVLIFLPMLLVVMTAFKSNLQIAESWFSLPIPLYLDNFKTLFAKNELKYAFLNSVVIAGVFLLISTVTLPLTAYGVSRTMANNRFLRFFYYFLIIGLFVPFQAKMIPLIMIASKLGMMNVPGIIVLYIAGSTCEGVFLCAGYLQSIPPDMEEAAYIDGAGFFRTYSKVILPLMKPILATVAIQNALWVWNDFQLPLLVLNKSSRFWTLILYVYNFKTAYQTDFGLIFASFLISMLPIMIFYILMQKQIIGGLTAGAVKG; from the coding sequence ATGAACCAACGTAAAATACTAAATGCAGTGAAATACGGGATCCTGGTGTCAGGCTCTGTCCTGATTTTCCTTCCCATGCTCCTGGTGGTAATGACTGCTTTTAAGTCAAATCTTCAGATCGCAGAAAGCTGGTTTTCCCTTCCGATCCCGCTGTACCTGGATAATTTTAAAACCCTGTTTGCAAAAAATGAGCTGAAATATGCGTTCTTAAACTCTGTTGTGATCGCAGGCGTTTTCCTGTTGATCAGTACGGTGACATTGCCCCTGACAGCCTACGGTGTATCCCGGACCATGGCTAATAACCGTTTTCTCCGTTTTTTTTACTACTTTTTGATTATCGGCCTTTTTGTCCCCTTTCAGGCGAAAATGATTCCCTTAATCATGATCGCCAGCAAGCTTGGAATGATGAACGTGCCGGGAATTATTGTGCTATACATTGCCGGTTCTACCTGTGAGGGCGTATTCCTGTGCGCCGGTTATCTTCAGTCTATCCCACCGGACATGGAGGAAGCTGCCTACATAGACGGAGCAGGTTTTTTTAGAACCTACAGTAAGGTGATTCTGCCCCTTATGAAGCCGATCCTTGCTACGGTGGCAATCCAGAATGCGCTGTGGGTATGGAATGATTTCCAGCTGCCTCTGCTGGTTCTCAATAAATCATCCAGGTTTTGGACGCTGATCCTTTATGTGTATAACTTTAAAACAGCATATCAGACGGATTTCGGTTTGATTTTTGCCTCATTCCTGATCTCCATGCTGCCAATCATGATATTCTATATTCTGATGCAGAAGCAGATTATCGGAGGCTTGACAGCAGGGGCTGTGAAAGGATAA
- a CDS encoding ectonucleotide pyrophosphatase/phosphodiesterase — MKKKKLILVSFDALSCTDLEYVKTLPHFSRIMKEGAYCTHVHSVYPSLTFPSHASIATGCHPSSHGIVNNYLLEPFARIHKWNFYASSLKRRAIWDYAAENGKRVMSMSWPVSAGAKMAYSMPEMSPVKPKIWNMDSFMSQMKVLCKYGTPRFAMRTLLSDRELPKAWFLGKQPNLDMSMMDRFMDAVNRYDFDIAMLHIYGLDDAKHTYGIYSRKCQYYLKEYDRFVGQLMDYAKQCSGQDVTLLFTGDHSQKQVSYAIHGNMVLERLGYCTYENHRLTGYRAYLDSGDGMAYIYIKGVDREEVIARIKEAFAANRGVRRVMEKKDFENLGCDKEADLVLEARDGYYFESGYEEAADEEGIVDSHYQGVHGYLPDGADYQTMMFAWGEDVAPVRVETMGIIDILPSVCHLLDMKTDPVDGTARTQLWKKRTGGDF; from the coding sequence ATGAAAAAAAAGAAGCTGATATTGGTATCTTTTGATGCCTTGTCCTGTACGGATTTAGAATATGTAAAAACCCTGCCTCATTTTTCCAGGATCATGAAAGAGGGAGCTTATTGCACCCATGTGCATTCCGTGTATCCCTCCCTTACGTTTCCCAGCCATGCCAGCATTGCCACAGGCTGCCACCCTTCCTCCCACGGAATCGTGAACAATTATTTGCTGGAGCCTTTTGCCCGGATCCATAAATGGAATTTTTATGCCTCCAGCTTAAAGCGCAGAGCCATATGGGACTATGCCGCAGAGAACGGGAAACGGGTGATGAGCATGTCCTGGCCGGTCAGCGCAGGAGCGAAAATGGCCTATTCCATGCCGGAAATGTCTCCGGTCAAGCCTAAAATCTGGAATATGGACAGTTTTATGAGCCAGATGAAAGTGCTCTGCAAGTACGGGACGCCCCGCTTTGCCATGAGGACGCTTTTGTCAGACAGGGAACTTCCAAAGGCGTGGTTTCTGGGAAAGCAGCCCAATCTGGATATGTCCATGATGGACCGGTTCATGGACGCTGTGAACCGGTATGATTTTGATATTGCCATGCTTCATATTTATGGTCTGGATGATGCCAAGCATACATACGGGATCTATTCCAGGAAATGCCAGTATTATCTGAAGGAGTACGACAGATTTGTGGGGCAGCTTATGGATTATGCAAAGCAGTGCAGTGGCCAGGATGTGACGCTCCTGTTCACAGGTGACCATTCCCAAAAGCAGGTGTCCTATGCCATTCACGGCAACATGGTCCTGGAACGTCTGGGCTACTGCACTTATGAAAATCATAGACTTACGGGCTACAGGGCTTACTTAGACTCGGGCGATGGAATGGCTTATATCTACATAAAGGGCGTTGACAGAGAAGAGGTAATCGCCAGAATAAAAGAAGCCTTTGCCGCAAACAGAGGAGTAAGAAGGGTAATGGAGAAAAAGGATTTTGAAAATCTCGGCTGCGACAAAGAGGCGGATCTGGTTCTTGAAGCAAGGGATGGCTATTATTTTGAGTCCGGATATGAAGAAGCAGCGGATGAGGAAGGGATTGTGGACAGCCATTACCAGGGAGTACACGGGTATCTTCCCGATGGAGCGGATTACCAGACCATGATGTTTGCCTGGGGAGAGGATGTGGCACCTGTCCGGGTGGAGACCATGGGAATCATTGATATTCTGCCTTCGGTTTGCCACTTGCTGGATATGAAAACTGATCCGGTGGATGGAACCGCCAGGACCCAGTTGTGGAAGAAAAGAACGGGGGGAGATTTCTGA
- a CDS encoding MBL fold metallo-hydrolase: MEIRYLGTGAAEGIPAVFCQCETCRRASQQKGKDIRTRSSALINGKLLLDISPDLYFHKLRYDLDLWKVKAVCVTHSHSDHFDGEELTRRSSINYCHIHDEKPLAVYGNSKVCRMGRERFKEEFGKEEDPSVVFLPAQPFTEIRAGELTVIPIPANHDPGEMCFIYLIEEGETRILYANDTGLLGQEAYDFLKGKRLSLVSLDCTFGAGKDHGSSHMGIEENLAVVKRLEEAGCLAPSTVIAATHFSHNCNMSHEELEQRLGEAGIHAAWDGMELKWK; the protein is encoded by the coding sequence ATGGAGATCCGGTATTTAGGTACAGGAGCGGCGGAAGGGATTCCCGCCGTTTTCTGCCAATGCGAAACCTGCAGGAGGGCATCACAGCAGAAAGGAAAGGACATCCGTACCAGGTCCAGCGCCCTTATTAATGGCAAGCTTCTTCTGGATATTTCTCCTGACCTGTATTTTCACAAGCTTCGTTACGATTTGGATTTGTGGAAGGTAAAAGCAGTCTGCGTTACTCACTCCCACAGCGATCATTTTGACGGCGAAGAACTGACACGCCGCAGCAGTATCAATTACTGCCACATCCATGATGAGAAGCCATTGGCAGTCTATGGCAACTCCAAGGTCTGCCGCATGGGCAGGGAACGCTTTAAGGAGGAATTCGGAAAGGAGGAGGATCCGTCCGTGGTATTTCTTCCTGCCCAGCCGTTTACGGAAATCAGGGCCGGGGAATTGACGGTTATTCCCATTCCGGCAAACCATGATCCCGGGGAAATGTGTTTTATTTATCTGATAGAAGAGGGAGAAACCAGGATCCTCTATGCCAATGACACAGGCCTTCTGGGACAGGAAGCTTATGATTTCCTGAAAGGAAAGAGACTTTCTCTTGTCAGCCTGGACTGTACCTTCGGTGCCGGCAAAGATCACGGCAGTTCCCATATGGGAATAGAAGAAAATCTTGCTGTTGTAAAACGCCTGGAGGAAGCAGGCTGCCTGGCCCCCTCCACCGTGATCGCTGCAACCCATTTTTCCCATAACTGCAATATGAGCCATGAGGAGCTGGAACAAAGGCTTGGGGAGGCAGGTATTCATGCAGCCTGGGACGGGATGGAACTTAAATGGAAATAA
- the argS gene encoding arginine--tRNA ligase, translated as MKKILDLITAEMKAAFADCGYDEAYAKVTLSNRPDLCEYQCNGAMAAAKAYKKKPFDIATEAVAKLTKSQVFAAVDAVMPGFINLKLDSDYLAEYMNGMSDEEQCGCERTENPMTIVVDYGGANVAKPLHVGHLRSAIIGESIKRMGRFLGHQVIGDVHLGDWGLQMGLIIEELKDRKPELPYFDESYEGEYPKEAPFTISELEEIYPAASSKAKSNEEFSARAHDATLKLQNGFRPYRAIWQHIIEVSVSDLKKNYGNLNVTFDLWKGESDAEPYIAGLIKELEDKGLAYESQGALVVDIGEEGDTKELPPCIVRKSDGAALYSTSDLGTIIEREKEIKPDWYIYITDKRQELHFVQVFRVAKKAGFVSLDKKMSHLCFGTMNGKDGKPFKTRDGGVMRLETLISDISQAAYEKIMENRTVSEKEAEETSKIVGMAALKYGDLSNQASKDYVFDMDRFVSFEGNTGPYILYTIVRIKSILAKYQGLEDKYQGEERILAAASEAEKDLMLQLSRYNEIMETAFTELAPHKICQYIYELANAFNRFYHDTKIISEEDKKRQASWIRLIRLTKDVLNACIGVLGIEAPERM; from the coding sequence ATGAAGAAGATTCTTGATTTGATTACAGCAGAGATGAAGGCAGCATTTGCGGACTGCGGATATGATGAGGCTTATGCAAAGGTAACCTTATCCAATCGTCCGGACCTTTGCGAATACCAGTGTAACGGAGCCATGGCAGCAGCTAAGGCTTATAAAAAGAAACCTTTTGACATTGCAACGGAAGCGGTGGCAAAGCTTACGAAAAGCCAGGTATTTGCTGCGGTGGATGCTGTGATGCCGGGATTTATCAATTTAAAGCTTGACTCCGATTATCTGGCAGAATATATGAACGGCATGTCTGATGAAGAACAGTGCGGTTGTGAAAGAACAGAAAATCCCATGACAATTGTGGTGGATTACGGCGGAGCTAATGTGGCAAAGCCTTTGCACGTGGGCCATCTCCGTTCCGCCATTATCGGGGAAAGCATTAAGAGAATGGGCCGTTTTCTTGGCCATCAGGTCATTGGAGATGTTCACCTGGGAGACTGGGGCCTTCAGATGGGACTGATTATTGAGGAGCTTAAGGACAGAAAACCGGAGCTTCCTTATTTTGATGAATCCTATGAAGGGGAGTATCCAAAGGAAGCACCCTTTACCATCAGTGAGTTGGAAGAGATATATCCGGCGGCCAGTTCAAAAGCCAAATCAAATGAAGAATTCAGCGCAAGAGCTCATGACGCCACTTTAAAGCTGCAAAATGGGTTCCGGCCTTACCGTGCCATCTGGCAGCATATTATAGAAGTTTCTGTTTCTGATTTAAAGAAAAATTACGGAAATCTCAATGTTACCTTTGATTTATGGAAAGGGGAAAGCGATGCAGAACCCTATATTGCCGGTTTGATTAAGGAACTGGAAGACAAGGGCCTTGCTTATGAAAGCCAGGGAGCTCTTGTTGTGGATATAGGGGAAGAGGGGGATACCAAAGAGCTTCCTCCCTGTATTGTGAGAAAGTCAGACGGTGCGGCCCTTTATTCCACCTCTGATCTTGGAACCATCATTGAGCGGGAGAAAGAGATTAAACCTGACTGGTACATCTATATTACGGATAAGCGTCAGGAGCTGCATTTCGTCCAGGTGTTCCGTGTGGCAAAAAAGGCTGGCTTTGTATCACTGGATAAGAAAATGTCCCATCTTTGCTTCGGAACCATGAACGGAAAAGACGGAAAGCCCTTTAAGACAAGGGATGGCGGAGTCATGCGTCTGGAGACACTGATATCGGACATCAGTCAGGCAGCTTATGAAAAGATCATGGAGAATCGTACCGTTTCTGAGAAAGAAGCGGAAGAAACATCTAAGATCGTGGGAATGGCAGCCTTAAAGTATGGGGATCTTTCCAATCAGGCTTCTAAGGACTATGTGTTTGACATGGACCGTTTCGTATCTTTTGAGGGAAATACCGGCCCTTACATCCTTTATACCATCGTAAGAATTAAGTCCATTCTTGCAAAATACCAGGGCCTTGAGGACAAATATCAGGGTGAGGAACGGATTCTTGCAGCCGCATCAGAGGCGGAAAAAGATCTGATGCTCCAGCTTTCCAGATACAATGAAATCATGGAAACAGCCTTTACGGAGCTTGCGCCCCATAAAATATGCCAGTACATTTATGAGCTTGCCAATGCATTTAACCGCTTTTACCACGATACCAAGATCATATCCGAAGAGGATAAAAAACGGCAGGCATCCTGGATCCGCTTAATCAGGCTTACTAAGGATGTATTAAATGCATGCATTGGCGTACTTGGAATTGAGGCGCCGGAACGAATGTAA
- a CDS encoding SNF2 helicase associated domain-containing protein, whose product MKVSHLTTNTFWKGESGVSALVEDQGKEYKANLHIKGSQVFDYSCSCAQGNSYLGMCPHCKVLFDVYKELESNSGRPVTTSQQARAMIREYTNREVSRIMSEGEEEQVKLSVSLLVSRREVKLEFKLGRDRLYMVKDLAAFANAVQNGTYVEYGKNLAFHHTPSAFAKESRPLLEFVQEIVNAYCEHYEQFQKSSFSTKPVLRLLNLSRANRDRFFGIMMGETLEFEDYKGKKRQLAIVDRNPDLKVTVNRQGRDGILVSIDRELLVFEGEHRLYLADMKHLYCCDQSCSEALSVFLGQMMEGFKPSYETEINNKDMPLFYERVLKRIAGYCTIDSKEVDLEAYKPEELKARFDFDSDGQGGLILKPTLSYGDYSFQPVEDERLPRTVCRDIPGEFRISRLITRYFKYKEYESEYPAIRDDEDAVYRLLTSGMSEFMALGEVYFSESFKKIKILPPPKVSIGVRSVGNWLELDVDTDGLTGEDLSRLLEVYSQKKKYYRLKSGEFISLDDNGLMTVAKLIEGLSADPDMLNKSFRLPKYRALYLDSILKEGSGITLYRDQLYKAVVRGMKSVEDSDFEIPQSLRHVLRGYQKTGYRWLKTLDSYGFGGILADDMGLGKTLQVMTLLLDEAEKKEHTTSLVVCPASLVYNWENEFHIFAPSLKVATITGQAGEREELLMDTDEKDVLITSYDLLKRDIDLYKDKSFRFQIIDEAQYIKNASTQSARAVKSIDAGNRFALTGTPIENRLSELWSIFDFLMPGFLFTYRKFKKEYELPIVRDQEKTALESLHRLIGPFLLRRLKKDVLKELPDKLETIVYSAFDKEQKELYTANAFRLKQELENLADKSGRDNIQILGALTRLRQICCDPQLCYENYKGGSAKLETCIDLIRNGVEGGHKILLFSQFTSMLDVIAKRLKKEAIPYYMLTGATPKEDRLHMVNSFKDDGIPLFLISLKAGGTGLNLTAADVVIHFDPWWNVAAQNQATDRAHRIGQEKQVSVFKLITKGTIEENILKLQESKKDLAEQIITEGTVSLSNLTKEDLLGLLDI is encoded by the coding sequence ATGAAAGTATCACACTTGACGACAAATACCTTCTGGAAAGGCGAATCAGGTGTCAGTGCCCTGGTGGAAGATCAGGGAAAAGAATATAAGGCAAATCTGCATATCAAGGGTAGTCAGGTTTTTGACTACTCTTGTTCCTGTGCCCAGGGAAATTCCTACCTCGGCATGTGTCCTCACTGCAAAGTTCTGTTTGATGTGTATAAAGAACTGGAATCAAACTCTGGAAGGCCGGTGACCACTTCCCAGCAGGCGAGAGCCATGATTCGGGAATATACCAATCGGGAGGTGTCCCGGATCATGAGCGAGGGAGAAGAGGAGCAGGTAAAGCTTTCTGTATCTCTCCTGGTCAGCCGAAGGGAAGTGAAGCTGGAGTTTAAGCTGGGTAGGGACCGGCTTTACATGGTGAAGGATCTGGCTGCTTTTGCAAATGCGGTGCAAAATGGAACCTATGTGGAATACGGCAAAAATCTGGCATTTCATCACACACCTTCTGCCTTTGCCAAAGAAAGCCGTCCCCTTCTGGAATTTGTACAGGAGATTGTGAATGCGTATTGTGAGCATTATGAACAGTTCCAGAAAAGTTCCTTTTCCACAAAGCCTGTTCTGCGGCTTTTAAATTTAAGCCGTGCAAACCGGGACCGTTTTTTTGGAATCATGATGGGAGAAACCCTGGAATTTGAGGATTACAAGGGCAAGAAGCGGCAGCTTGCGATCGTTGACCGAAATCCGGACTTAAAGGTTACGGTAAATCGCCAGGGCCGGGATGGGATATTGGTATCCATTGACCGGGAGCTTTTGGTCTTTGAAGGGGAGCACCGTTTATATCTTGCAGATATGAAACACTTATACTGCTGCGACCAGTCCTGCAGCGAGGCTCTTTCCGTATTTTTGGGGCAGATGATGGAAGGGTTTAAACCCTCCTATGAAACGGAAATCAATAACAAGGATATGCCTCTTTTTTATGAACGGGTTTTAAAGAGAATTGCAGGTTACTGCACCATTGATTCCAAAGAAGTGGATCTGGAAGCTTATAAGCCGGAAGAGCTGAAGGCAAGGTTTGATTTTGATTCCGACGGCCAGGGCGGGCTGATTTTAAAACCGACCCTTTCCTATGGGGATTATTCTTTCCAGCCGGTAGAGGACGAGCGCCTGCCCCGTACCGTGTGCCGGGATATACCGGGAGAGTTCCGCATCAGCCGTCTGATTACCCGGTATTTTAAATATAAGGAATATGAATCAGAATATCCGGCTATTCGGGATGATGAGGACGCTGTATACCGGTTACTTACGTCAGGGATGAGTGAGTTCATGGCATTGGGAGAGGTTTATTTTTCTGAATCCTTTAAAAAGATAAAGATCCTGCCTCCTCCCAAGGTATCCATCGGGGTCAGGAGCGTGGGGAACTGGCTGGAACTGGACGTGGATACGGACGGGCTGACAGGAGAGGATTTAAGCAGGCTTTTGGAGGTGTACAGCCAGAAAAAGAAATATTACCGCTTAAAAAGCGGGGAATTTATAAGCCTTGATGACAACGGTCTTATGACCGTTGCAAAGCTGATCGAGGGGTTGTCCGCTGACCCTGATATGTTAAACAAGTCTTTCCGCCTTCCCAAATACAGGGCTCTTTATCTGGACAGTATCCTGAAAGAGGGAAGCGGCATAACCCTTTACCGGGACCAGCTTTATAAAGCGGTGGTCCGGGGGATGAAGTCTGTGGAGGACAGTGATTTTGAGATTCCCCAGTCCCTCCGCCATGTGCTGAGAGGGTATCAAAAGACAGGATACCGCTGGCTTAAGACCCTGGACAGCTACGGCTTTGGTGGAATCCTGGCCGATGATATGGGCCTTGGAAAGACCCTTCAGGTCATGACCCTGCTCCTTGATGAAGCAGAAAAAAAGGAACATACCACCTCCCTTGTGGTTTGCCCGGCATCCCTGGTATACAACTGGGAGAATGAATTTCATATCTTTGCCCCTTCTCTTAAAGTCGCGACAATCACCGGCCAGGCAGGAGAACGGGAAGAGCTGTTAATGGACACGGATGAAAAAGATGTGCTGATTACTTCCTATGATTTATTAAAACGGGATATTGATCTTTATAAGGACAAGTCTTTCCGCTTTCAGATCATTGATGAGGCCCAGTATATCAAAAATGCGTCCACCCAGAGTGCAAGAGCGGTAAAGAGCATTGATGCCGGGAACCGGTTCGCCTTGACGGGCACTCCTATTGAAAACCGTTTGTCAGAGCTGTGGAGCATTTTCGATTTTCTGATGCCGGGATTTCTCTTCACCTACCGGAAGTTTAAAAAGGAGTATGAACTGCCCATTGTCAGGGACCAGGAAAAAACGGCGCTGGAGAGCCTTCACCGCCTGATCGGCCCCTTTCTTTTAAGGCGGCTTAAGAAAGACGTTTTAAAAGAACTGCCGGATAAGCTGGAAACAATTGTTTATTCCGCTTTTGATAAGGAACAGAAGGAGCTGTATACGGCAAATGCATTCCGCTTAAAGCAGGAGCTTGAAAATCTGGCAGACAAGTCTGGACGGGATAACATCCAGATCCTTGGGGCCCTTACCAGGCTCCGGCAGATCTGCTGCGATCCTCAGTTATGTTATGAGAATTACAAAGGGGGATCAGCAAAGCTGGAAACCTGCATTGACCTGATCCGGAACGGGGTAGAGGGAGGACATAAGATCCTGCTCTTTTCCCAATTTACCTCCATGCTGGATGTAATCGCAAAAAGGCTGAAAAAAGAAGCAATTCCTTACTACATGCTGACCGGAGCAACTCCCAAAGAGGATAGGCTTCATATGGTAAATTCTTTTAAAGATGATGGGATCCCCCTGTTTCTTATTTCTTTAAAGGCAGGCGGAACAGGACTTAACCTGACTGCGGCAGACGTGGTCATACACTTTGATCCATGGTGGAATGTGGCGGCTCAGAACCAGGCCACGGACCGGGCCCACCGGATCGGCCAGGAAAAGCAGGTAAGTGTATTTAAGCTGATCACAAAGGGGACAATTGAGGAGAATATTTTAAAGCTGCAGGAATCCAAGAAGGATTTGGCAGAACAGATTATTACAGAGGGAACCGTGTCCTTGAGTAATTTGACCAAAGAGGATCTGTTGGGGCTTTTGGATATTTAG
- a CDS encoding flavodoxin family protein, with protein MKVLMLNGSPHERGCTNRALLEVEWALNGEGIETEILHVGSQSVHGCIACQKCSETGRCVFTYDMVNQVLDKMETAAGLIVGSPVHYASPNGTVLSFLDRLFYAGRNFAYKPGAAVVSARRAGTTASLDVLNKYFTIAQMPVVSSSYWNMVHGFTPQEVEQDLEGLHTMRTLGKNMAWLLKCLEVGKAAGISLPAWEEIPRTNFIR; from the coding sequence ATGAAAGTACTAATGTTAAATGGAAGCCCTCATGAGAGAGGCTGTACCAACCGCGCCCTTCTTGAGGTGGAATGGGCTTTGAATGGGGAAGGCATTGAAACAGAAATTCTTCATGTCGGGAGCCAGTCTGTCCATGGCTGTATTGCCTGTCAGAAGTGTTCGGAAACCGGAAGGTGCGTATTTACTTATGACATGGTTAATCAGGTGCTGGATAAGATGGAAACAGCGGCAGGGCTGATTGTAGGTTCCCCGGTTCACTATGCTTCTCCCAACGGCACAGTGCTTTCCTTCCTGGACCGCTTATTTTATGCGGGAAGAAACTTTGCTTATAAGCCGGGAGCAGCGGTTGTTTCCGCCCGCAGGGCAGGGACCACTGCTTCCCTCGATGTTTTGAACAAATATTTTACCATTGCCCAGATGCCGGTGGTTTCATCCTCTTACTGGAACATGGTTCACGGATTTACGCCTCAGGAGGTGGAGCAGGATTTGGAGGGACTTCACACCATGAGAACTCTCGGAAAGAATATGGCATGGCTTTTAAAATGTCTGGAGGTGGGAAAGGCCGCAGGAATCAGCCTCCCTGCCTGGGAAGAAATTCCCAGAACAAATTTTATCCGCTAA